From a single Bacillus pumilus genomic region:
- the yunB gene encoding sporulation protein YunB, translating to MNRRYRPYKKGPLPFRYVMLLAILFFVLSTVISLFFINRSIKPTLIHIAELETERIANHLIQYSVQDFAEDQENMKDMVVMNTSENGKVTTIDFNAQATSKAMADLSRHLQKNLEDIEKGNFQKEAKEALKDQTDGHDGIIYNIPLGQASGNALIANLGPKVPVRFSVIGDPHTDVEKNIKPYGINNALIDISVLIEVKVRVIIPFASETIVVKNSVPVSIQAVQGDVPDYYNGSGTNSGAPSIVLPEKKEKKE from the coding sequence ATGAACCGCCGCTATCGCCCCTATAAAAAGGGCCCTTTGCCATTCCGATACGTCATGCTGCTTGCGATCTTATTCTTTGTACTCTCAACCGTCATCAGTCTATTTTTCATTAACCGCTCCATTAAACCAACCCTTATTCACATCGCTGAACTAGAAACAGAGCGTATCGCCAATCATCTAATTCAATATTCCGTCCAAGACTTTGCAGAAGATCAGGAAAATATGAAGGATATGGTGGTCATGAATACAAGTGAGAACGGAAAAGTGACGACCATCGATTTTAATGCGCAGGCAACATCGAAAGCAATGGCTGACCTGTCACGTCATCTTCAAAAAAATTTAGAGGACATTGAAAAGGGGAACTTTCAAAAAGAGGCAAAAGAAGCGTTAAAGGATCAAACAGATGGACATGACGGCATTATATATAACATCCCGCTTGGGCAAGCATCCGGAAATGCACTCATCGCCAACCTAGGACCAAAAGTGCCTGTACGATTTAGTGTCATAGGTGATCCGCATACGGACGTTGAAAAAAACATTAAGCCTTATGGTATCAACAATGCCTTGATTGATATTAGTGTTCTAATCGAGGTCAAGGTGAGAGTCATCATTCCGTTTGCATCTGAAACAATTGTGGTCAAAAACTCAGTTCCCGTCTCCATCCAAGCCGTTCAAGGGGACGTACCAGATTATTACAATGGCAGCGGAACGAATTCAGGTGCTCCATCGATTGTTCTCCCAGAGAAAAAGGAGAAGAAGGAATAA
- a CDS encoding YunC family protein: protein MVNLTPINIDGHSFTAVTVKLPKTNFMAVTNEHGYIMCGALDVGLLNEKLADRGIIAGRAVGVRTIDQLLDAPLESVTYAAEALGISAGTIGRDALLKMVK from the coding sequence TTGGTGAATTTAACACCTATTAATATTGATGGACATTCCTTTACAGCCGTCACCGTCAAACTGCCGAAGACGAATTTTATGGCAGTGACAAATGAACATGGGTATATTATGTGCGGTGCACTGGATGTCGGGCTCTTAAATGAAAAGCTTGCAGATAGAGGCATTATCGCAGGGAGAGCAGTTGGAGTGAGAACCATTGATCAATTGCTTGATGCCCCTTTAGAATCTGTGACATACGCCGCAGAAGCGTTAGGTATTTCAGCTGGAACCATTGGAAGAGACGCGTTATTGAAAATGGTGAAATAA
- a CDS encoding M23 family metallopeptidase yields the protein MFVKVVLAIIIALSVLPVPVHAQDSGKQPDELKQRMALYEKVAITTQVPWYVLAAVDQYEHNIRKSRRDLPKQKGIIGIYIPREMWIGPENPNKQDTSPLSIKVFDGIGLDGNGDGKANSDDDEDVLFTFAQYLLHYGSSIEQLKIALWDYYGRDQTVGIISSFMKLFQHYGHLDLGKHAFPLPVGADYSYRSTWGDARGFGGRRIHEGTDLFAHYGLPVRATSYGVIEMKGWNRFGGWRIGIRDIHNHYHYFAHLNGFAKGLKTGQIVEPGQVIGSVGSSGYGPPGTAGKFPPHLHYGMYKDNGRTEWSFDPYPHLRAWERAERKRH from the coding sequence ATGTTTGTGAAAGTGGTTTTAGCCATCATAATCGCTCTTTCAGTGCTCCCTGTACCTGTTCATGCACAAGATTCAGGTAAGCAGCCAGATGAATTAAAGCAGCGAATGGCACTATACGAGAAAGTTGCCATCACGACACAGGTTCCATGGTATGTACTTGCTGCGGTTGATCAGTATGAACACAATATTCGCAAAAGTAGAAGAGATTTACCGAAACAAAAAGGCATCATTGGTATCTACATTCCCCGGGAAATGTGGATTGGACCTGAGAACCCGAATAAGCAGGATACATCTCCTTTAAGCATTAAAGTGTTTGACGGAATTGGACTTGATGGAAATGGGGATGGAAAAGCGAATAGTGATGACGACGAAGATGTATTATTCACGTTTGCTCAATACTTGCTTCACTATGGTAGCAGCATTGAGCAATTAAAAATTGCTTTATGGGACTATTATGGACGTGATCAAACTGTTGGAATCATTTCATCTTTTATGAAGCTATTTCAGCACTACGGTCATCTCGACCTTGGAAAGCATGCTTTCCCTCTTCCGGTCGGAGCTGACTACAGCTACCGGAGTACATGGGGAGATGCAAGAGGGTTTGGAGGCAGAAGAATTCACGAGGGCACGGATTTATTTGCTCATTATGGACTACCCGTTCGTGCGACATCGTATGGTGTGATTGAAATGAAAGGCTGGAACCGGTTTGGCGGCTGGCGGATTGGCATTCGAGATATCCATAATCATTATCATTACTTCGCTCATTTAAATGGCTTTGCGAAGGGACTCAAAACGGGTCAAATCGTTGAACCCGGACAAGTCATTGGATCTGTTGGAAGCTCTGGTTATGGTCCTCCAGGCACAGCAGGAAAGTTTCCACCACATCTTCACTATGGTATGTATAAGGACAATGGCAGAACCGAATGGTCATTTGATCCATACCCTCATTTAAGGGCATGGGAAAGAGCTGAGCGGAAACGCCATTAA
- a CDS encoding bifunctional metallophosphatase/5'-nucleotidase, protein MLQKLWLYHTNDLHSHFENWPKIAAYIEEKRQVHDQMLLFDIGDHMDRVNLVSEADYGKVNVKLLNQLGYDGVTIGNNEGITLPHDQLDQLYEHAQFPVILSNLFEKGKRPSWAKPYHMITMENGLKICLLGVTIAYTPVYEKLGWDMTDPFDSIRDMLQEVKGQADVIVLLSHLGIIHDREVARDFPDIDIILGSHTHHLLEQGEMDNGVLLACAEKYGHYIGCVELTIDTASNELIEKKATVQPVDQLISESDEAITILKQAERRAKTLMQEKVTAIEAKLETKWFDVSPLPQLLTDAIKDWCGADIGMMNAGMVLDSLEAGIVTREEVHRICPHPINPIRVTLSGQQLIETVRRACEEKMEQLRIKGFGFRGELMGKMLYSGLTYTLEEGETKRVKDVFVHDQLINKDASYTVGTVDMYTLGSLFPHIRDHEHIEYFMPEFLRDVLTWRLKEAT, encoded by the coding sequence ATGCTGCAGAAGCTATGGTTATATCATACAAACGACTTGCACAGCCACTTTGAGAACTGGCCAAAAATCGCAGCTTATATTGAAGAAAAGCGTCAAGTTCATGATCAGATGCTCTTGTTTGATATTGGCGATCATATGGACCGAGTGAACCTCGTGTCAGAAGCTGATTATGGAAAGGTGAATGTCAAGCTACTGAATCAGCTTGGCTATGATGGGGTCACGATTGGGAATAATGAAGGCATTACGCTGCCTCATGATCAACTGGATCAATTGTATGAGCATGCACAATTTCCAGTGATCCTGTCCAATTTATTTGAAAAAGGTAAAAGGCCGTCGTGGGCAAAGCCCTATCATATGATCACAATGGAAAACGGACTGAAGATATGTCTCTTAGGCGTGACCATTGCGTATACACCTGTCTATGAAAAGCTGGGCTGGGATATGACAGATCCCTTTGACAGCATACGGGACATGCTGCAAGAAGTGAAGGGACAGGCAGATGTGATTGTACTCTTATCCCATCTTGGTATCATCCATGATCGGGAGGTCGCCCGTGATTTCCCTGACATCGACATCATCCTAGGCTCACACACGCACCATCTGTTAGAACAGGGTGAAATGGATAATGGGGTGCTGCTTGCATGCGCTGAAAAGTATGGGCATTATATTGGCTGTGTCGAGCTGACCATTGATACAGCGAGCAATGAGCTGATTGAGAAAAAAGCAACAGTTCAGCCGGTGGATCAGCTAATCAGTGAATCAGATGAAGCGATCACTATCTTAAAGCAAGCAGAGAGAAGAGCGAAAACACTCATGCAAGAAAAAGTGACAGCGATCGAGGCGAAGCTAGAAACGAAGTGGTTTGATGTATCTCCGCTTCCACAGCTCTTAACAGATGCCATTAAAGATTGGTGCGGGGCAGATATCGGCATGATGAATGCTGGGATGGTGCTTGATTCATTAGAGGCGGGAATTGTGACAAGAGAAGAAGTCCATCGAATCTGCCCGCATCCCATTAACCCTATTCGTGTGACGCTTTCGGGTCAACAGCTCATCGAAACCGTTCGGCGCGCTTGTGAAGAAAAAATGGAACAGCTGCGCATCAAGGGTTTCGGCTTTAGAGGTGAACTGATGGGCAAAATGCTGTATAGCGGTCTCACCTATACATTAGAAGAAGGTGAAACCAAACGGGTGAAGGATGTTTTTGTGCATGATCAATTGATCAATAAAGACGCTTCCTATACGGTTGGAACAGTCGATATGTATACATTAGGCTCTCTGTTTCCTCATATTCGTGACCATGAACACATTGAATATTTCATGCCAGAATTTTTACGTGATGTGCTTACTTGGCGCCTGAAGGAAGCCACATGA
- a CDS encoding DUF72 domain-containing protein, with product MIYIGLTGWGDHDSLYPPKIGSAQKLFHYSSTFPIVELDASFYAVQPERNHEKWIKDTPDAFQFVVKAYQGMTGHQRGDIPFASKEDMFDAFILSLTPLIREGKLAMVLFQFPPWFDCKKEHVHYLRWCKEKMGDIPCALEFRNRTWFSDEFYEQTLSFMEKEGWIHSVCDEPQVGEGSIPPVIQATHREKTLVRFHGRNKQGWLHPADHENWREVRYLYLYNEAELKEWKKNLDILHQQSKDVYVVFNNNSGGDAATNGQQMIDLLDMTYSSLSPKQLDLFS from the coding sequence ATGATTTATATCGGATTAACTGGCTGGGGAGATCATGACAGTCTTTATCCGCCGAAAATCGGCAGCGCGCAAAAGCTATTTCACTATTCGTCTACGTTTCCCATTGTGGAGCTGGATGCGAGCTTTTATGCGGTTCAGCCTGAGCGTAATCATGAAAAGTGGATCAAGGATACGCCAGATGCCTTTCAATTTGTCGTAAAAGCATATCAAGGAATGACCGGCCATCAGAGGGGTGACATTCCGTTTGCTTCGAAGGAAGACATGTTTGACGCGTTTATTCTTTCACTGACCCCGCTTATTCGTGAAGGGAAACTAGCCATGGTCCTGTTTCAATTTCCCCCATGGTTTGATTGCAAAAAAGAGCACGTCCATTATTTAAGATGGTGTAAAGAGAAGATGGGAGATATTCCATGTGCCCTCGAATTCAGAAACCGCACATGGTTCTCAGATGAATTTTATGAACAGACCTTGTCCTTTATGGAAAAAGAAGGGTGGATTCATTCTGTTTGTGATGAGCCGCAAGTTGGAGAAGGCTCCATTCCACCAGTCATACAAGCTACACACCGTGAAAAAACCTTGGTCCGTTTTCACGGAAGAAATAAGCAGGGCTGGCTTCACCCCGCAGACCATGAGAATTGGCGTGAAGTGCGATACTTATATTTATACAATGAAGCTGAATTAAAAGAGTGGAAAAAGAATCTCGACATTCTGCATCAGCAATCAAAAGATGTCTATGTCGTGTTTAATAATAACTCCGGCGGAGATGCAGCGACGAACGGCCAGCAGATGATTGATTTGCTGGATATGACGTATTCAAGCCTTTCTCCGAAGCAGTTAGATTTATTTAGTTAG
- a CDS encoding PucR family transcriptional regulator — MNIDDNLFEALQKMAARIHKPVYLCNQHGRILYTSNTIMTSPDWIHMLPFFQSRTPHYFSTIYAKQTFSIFPIDLTELECEYLVSLSFIPPQDEALHVIIKHAIIEISISRMRQYTARQTAKRARNEGFRRWIESASTSQQDAATVAQAFGLSVDKSYLCMVCQLDQRRETTQFLKHQLLLDQVVDLLDSALPSSPFPSFLFVKGDMGIVLMEETGSWSDVSDKLLSFLKQLQMLVNIQMNRTISFGVSLTSCRITDLSEGYGEALEALQAGYLSSQTEYIQFYQAKDVPNLLKLIPRKDLVTFHQLHLHPLEASSQDQSLLHTLSVYLETHCHISETAKRMSIHRNTVIYRLEKCEELLRISLKDPDATLRLRLALRIQMYLSTS, encoded by the coding sequence ATGAACATAGACGATAACCTGTTTGAAGCATTACAAAAAATGGCCGCAAGGATTCACAAGCCCGTCTATTTATGTAACCAGCATGGACGTATTCTCTACACATCAAACACCATCATGACGAGCCCAGATTGGATTCACATGCTCCCCTTTTTTCAAAGTAGGACACCCCATTATTTTTCGACGATATATGCGAAGCAAACCTTTTCCATCTTTCCGATTGATCTAACTGAACTAGAATGTGAGTATCTAGTCTCCCTTTCCTTCATTCCTCCGCAGGATGAAGCACTGCATGTCATAATTAAACATGCCATAATTGAAATATCGATATCTCGAATGAGACAATATACTGCCCGGCAAACAGCCAAGCGTGCCAGAAATGAAGGATTTCGCAGATGGATAGAGAGCGCTTCGACTTCTCAGCAAGACGCTGCAACCGTTGCACAGGCATTTGGATTAAGCGTCGATAAGAGCTATCTATGCATGGTCTGTCAGCTTGATCAGCGTCGTGAGACCACTCAATTCTTAAAGCACCAACTGCTTTTAGATCAAGTCGTTGATTTGCTCGACAGCGCACTTCCAAGCTCTCCTTTTCCTTCCTTTCTGTTTGTCAAAGGAGATATGGGCATTGTATTAATGGAAGAGACAGGCAGTTGGTCTGACGTGAGTGACAAGCTCCTCTCTTTTTTAAAACAGTTACAGATGCTCGTTAACATCCAAATGAATCGGACCATTTCCTTTGGCGTGAGCTTGACTAGCTGTCGCATCACCGATTTGTCTGAAGGCTACGGCGAAGCATTAGAGGCTCTTCAAGCTGGATATCTCTCGTCGCAGACGGAATATATTCAGTTCTATCAAGCAAAGGATGTGCCAAATTTATTGAAGCTTATTCCAAGAAAGGATTTGGTCACGTTTCATCAGCTTCACCTTCACCCGCTAGAAGCATCATCACAAGACCAAAGCCTCCTCCACACCTTATCCGTCTATTTAGAAACGCATTGCCACATTTCAGAAACAGCGAAACGCATGTCTATCCATCGCAACACAGTCATTTATCGATTGGAGAAGTGTGAGGAGCTGCTTCGAATCAGTTTAAAAGACCCAGATGCAACATTGCGGCTGCGCTTAGCTTTACGTATTCAAATGTATCTCTCCACATCCTGA